The genomic region AAATACCGTACGAGGCATCGTTCCATGTGCCATCCTTCTGCTTGCTGGCGGCAGCCAAGGTGATTTGGTTGGCGGGATACGTGCTTGGCGTGGCTAGTTGCAATGGGTTGCCATTGAAATCCTGTGAAGGACCGGGAATCAGAAGCGTGTCACTTGTTGCCGGCAGAACCGATTCTTTGGCCATCGAACTCGGGGAATTGTCGATGCATCCCGCTTTGGCCTGAACGACCGTCATGTGGCTTGCAGCATTTTCATCAATCTCAGACGAAGTCATGAAGATGTAGTTGCCGTTATGAAGTCCACGAGGTCGTAAGACTGGCTCCTTCGTCTTGATCACGCTGCCAAAGAAATCGCCGTTGGGTTCAATATGGGCCCCCAGCCACGAATCGGTGGGCAGCGTTGCGGTTTCCCTGTCGTCGGTGTAGGGCTCGATCGTACGAAGATCACGCGAGATGACTTCGCGATTCCGGCTCCAGAGGCTGAAGATGACGTAACCATTCGATGCGATCCAGGGCCAACGATCATTGTTACGATTCGCGGATAGCGGCTTCTTGCCGCTACCATCTTCCTGCATGATCCACAGCGTTGTGCTTCGGCGAGCATGGTCGCGCCCCAGGTCTGGTGTGCGGCTCGAAGCAAAGATGATGTGACCGCCCGGGGCGTAAGTTGGGTCGACATCGTCATAGTCGACCTGCTTTCGCTCGGTGTCCGAAAGTGTCTCGGTGCCGTCTTGGGTATACCGCATCGGAGGAGCGGCCGTGCAGCCAGAATCCTCTGGTCCGCCTGTCAATTGACGCAGTTCGGTTCCGTCGACTCGAATTTCATACAAGCGAAAATGTCCGGCATCAGGCGATGCTTTACGCCCGGCAAAAATGATTCTCTGGCCATCCGGTGAAACGCTCGGGCTCATTACGTCAATCAAAGTCGACCCGTCCGGCAACTGCTTTCCCCAGGTCAGCTCACTCACCTGGCCCCCAGGAAGCAGCATGCGCAATCGCCCCTGTTCCGCTTGCCACAGGGGTTGGCCGGGATAGACGAACGTCTCGCCTTGATTGGCGGCAGCACGCAAGCTGGCGGCGCTGCTGCGCGACGTAAAGACAATTGGATACGCCGTTCCCACGTGAACGTACGGCGTCAGCTCAGGGCTGCCAGGCGGTCTTCGAGCCTGGCTGAAATACCAAAAGCACACAATGGCAAGTGCGCACGCGAAGGCGGCAAGTAAGGCGAGAAAAGTTTTGCCTTGCCTACTTCTCATACTGGCTCAAGTCGATATCGAGAGTATCGCCACCCTTGATCGATTGCTTAATGGGCGTCTTGTTTTGGTCGAACTGCCCCTTGAGCTTGTCAACGTTGGGGTAAGGATCGAGTTGTTGTACGGCAATCCGATAATCGCCGGCAGGCACTTCCGCCTCGAAATGGCCACTAGGATCGATACTGGCCATAAACGTCTGGCCAGTCATCGTGCCATTTTCCTCTTGGATGAAGTGGATTTGTATATCCCCCTGCTCGCTGACCTGCAGGGCCTGACCACCCTTGGTAACCGAGCCTGTGACGATCGAAGGGGCTTGTCCACAACCAACGCACGCCAGCATCACCGGGGTAAACAAGCAGATAGAAATCCGAGTGGTTGTCACTTCGGCATACCTTTCAAAGAGCAAGACGAAACCTGAAGAACTTCAAACGAGAATCGGCGAAGCGTTAGCCTCGCCGAATCAGATTGGATAGGTCGAGCCAGTGTTACGGCTTCGTGTAAGGAATACCGTCGTTGACGGCGTGCATCATGGCCCAAGTTGGCTGGTCGATGGTTTCCGCGATGCTACTGACGCTACCATCGACAAACACCACGTTCACAATGCCTGGATGCAAAGATCGAGCGACTGCCTGCGTGTTGGTGCAGTTTTCCCAGCATCCACCGCGGCCGTCGGCGAAGTCTTGGCAATCGAGAACGTCGTCTGAGTTTGAGTTGCGATCATTCGGGCCGTGGCAGTCACCACGCGAGAAATTGTTGACGATGCTCGAACCAGAGACACCCAGCGCCCAAACACCGCGTTGATCGGTCGCAACTTCACCAATACGAATTTCATCAAAAAGGACCGAGTTCGAGGTCCCGTCGGTGACAACCGACATGTTCTTGCCTTTATTGACGGTGAAGACGCCGTCCGAACTGATGTTCTGGCTGTAGCCATTCGGGGTTAAGGCCTGACCATCACTCCACCACGACCCAAAGCCACCATTGGCTGCGT from Blastopirellula marina harbors:
- a CDS encoding DUF1559 domain-containing protein; translation: MPLTKYQGHQKAFTLVELLVVIAIIGVLIALLLPAVQQAREAARRSQCINNLKQLGLAAHNHHDTFLKMPAALYNHNNGYAGNNESDQIGPNWAVKLLPFVEQSALYDLFEVNENNANTVDKWQRDVTLPNGQYARAQEIPAFLCPTDAASKTPYSGIGGNWGRGNYAANGGFGSWWSDGQALTPNGYSQNISSDGVFTVNKGKNMSVVTDGTSNSVLFDEIRIGEVATDQRGVWALGVSGSSIVNNFSRGDCHGPNDRNSNSDDVLDCQDFADGRGGCWENCTNTQAVARSLHPGIVNVVFVDGSVSSIAETIDQPTWAMMHAVNDGIPYTKP
- a CDS encoding DUF3823 domain-containing protein, translated to MTTTRISICLFTPVMLACVGCGQAPSIVTGSVTKGGQALQVSEQGDIQIHFIQEENGTMTGQTFMASIDPSGHFEAEVPAGDYRIAVQQLDPYPNVDKLKGQFDQNKTPIKQSIKGGDTLDIDLSQYEK
- a CDS encoding PD40 domain-containing protein yields the protein MCFWYFSQARRPPGSPELTPYVHVGTAYPIVFTSRSSAASLRAAANQGETFVYPGQPLWQAEQGRLRMLLPGGQVSELTWGKQLPDGSTLIDVMSPSVSPDGQRIIFAGRKASPDAGHFRLYEIRVDGTELRQLTGGPEDSGCTAAPPMRYTQDGTETLSDTERKQVDYDDVDPTYAPGGHIIFASSRTPDLGRDHARRSTTLWIMQEDGSGKKPLSANRNNDRWPWIASNGYVIFSLWSRNREVISRDLRTIEPYTDDRETATLPTDSWLGAHIEPNGDFFGSVIKTKEPVLRPRGLHNGNYIFMTSSEIDENAASHMTVVQAKAGCIDNSPSSMAKESVLPATSDTLLIPGPSQDFNGNPLQLATPSTYPANQITLAAASKQKDGTWNDASYGIYLADEDWGQNATAESISLRKVFDDPQLVDSEPVAVAPREIKYNFQTLEIGDGRQTVRFANGETFDGPTAEVHNSAVSFAGNQDAPGQRTAGEEGARFNPVPKDLIETIRIYGSHRDRFDSPDKPRVHGDFELLIETPVEEDAFRFRIPPGAPTVLAGFDSDGKVVRWKSDAKPESGERTTFYAFAGDHYSGARPGFTHFCTGCHTGHSGTPTLRQAPGK